From one Lolium rigidum isolate FL_2022 chromosome 4, APGP_CSIRO_Lrig_0.1, whole genome shotgun sequence genomic stretch:
- the LOC124705350 gene encoding defensin-like protein CAL1, whose amino-acid sequence MALSSRRVAASAALLLLLLLATELGTTTVAEARTCISQSHNFKGACLSSTNCASVCRTENFPDGDCKTRRFQRKCFCIKNC is encoded by the exons ATGGCACTTTCTTCTCGCCGTGTGGCCGcgtccgccgccctcctccttctcctcctcctcgccacaG AGCTGGGGACGACGACGGTGGCGGAGGCGAGGACCTGCATCTCGCAGAGCCACAACTTCAAGGGCGCCTGCCTGAGCAGCACGAACTGCGCCAGCGTCTGCAGGACGGAGAACTTCCCCGATGGCGACTGCAAGACTCGGCGCTTCCAGCGCAAGTGCTTTTGCATCAAGAACTGCTGA